A region of Nakaseomyces glabratus chromosome M, complete sequence DNA encodes the following proteins:
- the JSN1 gene encoding Jsn1p (CAGL0M09108g~Ortholog(s) have mRNA binding activity and role in cellular protein complex localization, establishment of mitochondrion localization, nuclear-transcribed mRNA catabolic process, deadenylation-dependent decay) translates to MEKKFTNIPEVIDPGITIPIFEEDVDAMSLEQPQKLGSYRARAGKFSNTLSNLLPSISAKLHHSKKQGKGAGADPNASTPDSSESAIGNLSAKSSQMFMMNTDQGMPSMTAAVAADMGPPRPAHVEGFSARGAAQDNTTPPRDADKLVHFPESTEYLISRPRTSNDSFGNNLPRQISRTRNNTMSSQITSISSIVPKPLPNTVWNNNDTVNQQYQQQQQQQQQQQQQMVPQINTYNAMDMGQQPNYGDTMNQQMGGNNLTVNNAWNSNRPRSHSNASSIYTDAPQYDTVGRSRAASSYAHGNSNIPLVADEVDPRSLNWVTTDLLVPPINQISNLLPTNTISISNVFPLQQQQPHLNNAINLTSASLATLCSKYGEVISARTLRGINMALVEFDSVDSAIRALDALQGKEVSMIGAPSKVSFAKILPMHYQQSNHTQQQNAQTTQAESVSQPLLQEQLNNGAVTFHQQGNISIPVFNQNQYSNGQNTNNNASSHPGTSSSSDKEQCPFPLPPPPLSGKKSELEQVVLQFNSDHDESQVASLINNSLKTKPTSDVNNFGPLPGSVSNKQFDAPKLRELRKAIDSNSLSDIEIEQLAIAMLDELPELSSDYLGNTIVQKLFEHSSDIIKDIMLRKTGKYLASMGVHKNGTWACQKIITKATTPRQIKLVTDGIKDYCTALFNDQFGNYVIQCVLKFGYPWNSFIFESILSNFWTIVQNRYGARAVRACLEAHDIVTMEQTLVLSAMIVIYAEYLTTNSNGTLLVTWFLDTCVLSNRHSILAPRLVNHIVDLCRHRLASLTILKILNYRGDDAARKTILNTVFGNCETDEPQQILYQILCDVNYGPTFVYKVLSMPLLEDDIRIHIIAQVRKILMESNTAQHHRRLMEEVGLMTTGNNNNQTSNNKHRKNSSHTYVQDNNGHMRGVSVSSVRSGGSRQTGLTPNIPQTFQMPSLPNTSMSTVVSGNMSLNQLPTQMQQQQQSGVLPQTVQQQQQQPMVGSNQNNAMSYMNYPGVFPMGYPNNNSSYGINDDLVSKLDMLTLGNGTHLSLPQLSVTNHENNTNYSNNNNNNNNNNNNNNNSNGNNNTNGGNPMNLMNSSLNNTQEFGGSSLWN, encoded by the coding sequence ATGGAGAAGAAGTTTACTAATATACCGGAAGTGATTGATCCCGGGATCACAATCCCGATTTTTGAAGAGGATGTGGATGCGATGTCGCTGGAGCAGCCGCAGAAACTGGGGTCGTATAGGGCGCGTGCTGGTAAGTTCAGCAACACGCTGAGTAACCTGTTGCCGTCTATATCTGCGAAGCTGCACCACTCGAAGAAGCAAGGGAAAGGTGCTGGTGCGGACCCGAACGCGTCCACTCCGGACAGCTCTGAGTCCGCGATCGGGAACTTGTCTGCGAAGTCCTCGCAGATGTTCATGATGAATACAGACCAGGGTATGCCCTCCATGACCGCGGCGGTGGCAGCAGATATGGGCCCTCCCAGACCAGCACACGTGGAGGGATTCTCCGCCAGAGGCGCCGCACAGGACAACACTACTCCGCCTAGAGACGCCGACAAACTCGTCCACTTCCCGGAGTCCACGGAGTACTTGATCTCCAGACCCCGGACGTCAAACGACTCCTTCGGCAATAACTTGCCACGCCAAATTTCGCGCACGAGAAACAATACTATGTCCTCACAGATTACATCAATCTCATCCATAGTCCCTAAACCTCTGCCAAACACAGTCTGGAACAACAACGATACAGTAAACCAGCAGtaccaacaacaacagcagcagcagcagcagcagcaacagcaaaTGGTCCCACAGATAAACACTTATAATGCTATGGATATGGGCCAGCAACCTAACTACGGCGATACCATGAACCAACAGATGGGTGGCAACAACTTAACTGTGAACAACGCCTGGAACTCAAATAGACCAAGATCACACTCAAACGCATCGAGCATATACACAGACGCACCACAGTACGACACAGTCGGCAGGTCTAGAGCCGCATCGAGCTACGCCCACGGCAACTCAAACATTCCATTAGTAGCAGACGAAGTCGACCCAAGGTCTCTGAACTGGGTCACCACTGACTTGCTAGTACCACCCATCAACCAAATCTCTAACTTGCTACCAACAAACACCATCTCGATATCGAACGTGTTTCCattacaacaacagcaaccCCATTTGAACAACGCCATCAACCTGACCAGTGCATCATTGGCCACTCTGTGCTCTAAATACGGTGAGGTCATCTCAGCAAGAACTCTAAGAGGCATCAATATGGCTTTGGTTGAATTCGACAGCGTCGACAGTGCTATTCGCGCACTAGATGCATTACAAGGAAAAGAAGTCTCCATGATCGGCGCTCCTAGTAAAGTTTCCTTTGCGAAGATCTTGCCAATGCACTACCAGCAGTCTAATCATACACAACAGCAAAACGCTCAAACAACTCAGGCAGAGTCAGTGTCCCAGCCTTTACTGCAAGAACAACTCAACAATGGCGCTGTCACTTTCCACCAACAAGGTAATATATCCATCCCAGTGTTCAACCAAAATCAGTACAGTAATGGGCAAAATACAAACAACAATGCCTCCTCTCACCCAGGAACCTCATCGTCCTCTGACAAGGAGCAATGCCCATTTCCTTTGCCTCCTCCTCCTTTGTCAGGAAAGAAATCTGAGTTGGAACAAGTGGTTTTGCAATTTAATTCAGATCACGATGAAAGCCAAGTAGCCTCGTTAATAAACAATAGCTTGAAGACAAAACCTACATCAGATGTCAACAATTTCGGACCGTTGCCTGGATCAGTCTCAAACAAACAGTTTGATGCACCAAAATTAAGGGAACTTAGAAAGGCAATTGATTCGAATAGTTTGTCAGATATTGAGATTGAGCAATTAGCAATTGCAATGCTGGATGAATTACCAGAACTAAGTTCAGATTATTTAGGTAACACAATTGTCCAAAAGCTGTTTGAACACTCTAGTGATATCATTAAGGACATAATGCTAAGGAAAACTGGTAAGTATTTAGCTTCAATGGGTGTCCACAAAAACGGTACTTGGGCTTGCCAAAAGATCATAACGAAGGCTACCACACCAAGGCAAATCAAATTGGTAACTGATGGTATCAAGGATTACTGTACAGCTCTTTTCAACGACCAGTTCGGTAACTATGTTATTCAATGTGTGCTGAAATTCGGCTACCCTTGGAACTCATTCATCTTTGAAAGTAtactttcaaatttctgGACTATCGTGCAAAACAGATACGGTGCTCGTGCAGTTAGAGCATGTCTGGAAGCTCATGATATCGTCACCATGGAACAAACTTTGGTGTTGAGTGCTATGATCGTCATATATGCAGAATATTTAACTACCAATAGCAATGGAACATTGCTAGTTACATGGTTCCTAGACACATGCGTTTTATCAAATAGACATTCCATTTTAGCTCCAAGGTTAGTTAACCATATCGTTGATCTCTGCCGTCATAGACTAGCTTCCCTAACTATcctcaaaattttgaactACAGAGGTGATGACGCTGCTAGAAAGACAATCTTGAATACTGTTTTTGGTAATTGCGAAACAGATGAACCCCAACAAATTCTTTACCAAATTTTATGCGACGTTAATTACGGCCCAACATTTGTCTACAAAGTACTATCCATGCCTTTATTGGAGGATGATATAAGAATACACATAATAGCGCAAGTTAGAAAGATTCTTATGGAGTCTAATACGGCGCAGCATCACCGTCGTTTGATGGAAGAGGTTGGTTTGATGACCACCggtaataataataaccaGACCAGCAACAATAAGCACAGGAAGAACTCTTCTCATACATATGTTCAAGATAATAATGGACATATGAGAGGTGTCTCGGTTTCTAGTGTACGCAGTGGAGGATCTAGACAAACAGGTTTAACTCCAAATATACCACAAACGTTCCAAATGCCAAGCTTGCCAAATACTTCTATGAGCACCGTTGTGTCTGGAAATATGTCTCTAAATCAACTACCAACGCAAAtgcagcaacaacagcaatcTGGTGTACTACCTCAAACCGttcaacagcagcagcagcaaccTATGGTGGGCTCCAACCAAAACAATGCTATGAGTTACATGAATTACCCTGGAGTCTTCCCTATGGGCTATCCGAATAACAATAGCAGCTATGGAATAAACGATGATCTTGTGTCAAAACTAGATATGCTTACTTTGGGAAATGGTACTCACTTATCATTGCCTCAATTGAGTGTCACAAACCATGAAAATAACACTAACTACagtaacaataacaataacaataacaataacaataacaataacaataatagtaatggtaataataataccaatGGCGGTAATCCCATGAACTTGATGAATTCTTCCTTGAATAACACCCAAGAATTCGGTGGATCATCTCTATGGAATTAA